Sequence from the Schaalia sp. 19OD2882 genome:
ACCATCACCTTGGTCTACCTGGGTATCGTCGCGGCCATCATGTACTTGGGCATCTCCCGCTCTGCCGTGGTGGCAGGAAATGTCAACCTCTGCTACTCCCTGCGCATCACCAAGCTCATGACGGAGATGGTCGGCTCCCTCAAGGAGATCACCCTGCGCGACGCCTTCACCGACGTCGCACGGGTGGTGCACGACAACCGAGAGCACTCCACCCGCGCCCGCGCCAACCTGCTGTTCCTTGGCGCAGTCCCCCAACGGTTGGTTGAGGCAGCCTTGGTCGGAGGATTCCTGCTGGTCGGAGGATTCGCATGGTGGATGCTGGGCCCCCAGGAGGCCTTCACCTCCATCGCCCTGTTCGCCGTGGCGGGGTTCCGCATTGTCCCAGCCATCGTCTCCTTTCAGACTGTCATGACCTCCACAGCCAATTCCCTGCCGCACTTGGAGGCTGTGCTGCAGGACATTCGGGCTGCTGAGGGCTATGTGGCACGCGCAGAGGTCATCGGCAGCGACCGCGTGGGCGACGATCCGCGCGAACTGGTCCTCACGGACGTGTCCTTCACCTACCCCGGTGCGGACGCCCGCGCCGTCGACCAGGTTGACCTGCGCATCCCCATGGGATCCTCCTTGGGCATCGTCGGCTCCTCCGGGTCTGGCAAGTCGACCCTGGTCGACATCCTCCTGGGGCTGCTCCTGCCGGAGTCCGGCCGGATCGAGTTGGACGGGCGACCCTTGCAGGAGGTCCTCAAGGAGTGGCGTTCGCGCGTGGGCTACGTCCCTCAGGAGGTTTCCCTCTTCGATGCGACCATTGCCCAGAACATTGCCCTGACCTGGGGGGACGACATCGACGAAGAGCGTGTCCTCAAAGCCGTCGAACAGGCGCAACTCTCCTCCATGGTTGCGGGACGCCCTGGCGGCATCCATGCCCGCATCGGGGAACGCGGCATCGCCCTGTCGGGTGGGGAACGCCAACGCCTGGGCATCGCCCGCGCCCTGTACGTCGACCCCTTGGTCCTCGTCATGGATGAGGCCACCTCGGCCCTGGACACGAAGACCGAGGACGCGGTGGCCGAAGCCATCCGCAGCCTTCACGGGCAGGTCACGGTCATCTCCATCGCCCACAGGCTCTCGACCATCCGCCACGCCGACCAAGTCTGCTTCATGAAACATGGGAGCATGACCGCACGTGGCACATTCGACGAATTGGTGGCCCGTGAACCCGAGTTCGCCGTCCAGGCACACCTTGCAGGCTTGGTCGACGCCACCGACCTGGACTTCGGCACCCCGACCCCGGCGCCCCACGCGGAGAGGAACGACTGACATGCCCACCCGCCCCCGCCTGCTCATCCTCAGCTTCTCACCCATCCGTCACGATGCCCGTGTCCTCAAGCAGGTGCGCATGGCGGTGGGCCGCTACCACGTGACCACCTGCGGTTTCGGGGAGGCCCCGGACGGCGTGGACGACCACGTGCAGATCGACCACTCCTCCCTGCCGGGCAAGACCTGGGACCTGCTGCTGGCGACCAAGGCCTACAGGGCCGGGTACTGGCTCATACCCGATGTGCGCACCGCACGCCGCGCCCTGCGGGGACGCCGCTTCGACGTGATCCTGGCCGATGACATCGACACGGTCCCCTTGGCCATCCCCTTGAAGCCCAGGTGCGGAATCCATGCCGACCTGCACGAGTACTTCCCGCGCTTGGCGGAGGACCATGCGCCGTGGAAGAAGCGGATCGGCCCTTGGTACCACTGGCTGTGCCGCGTCCACCTGCCCAAGGTGACCTCCGTGACCACCGTCAGTGAAGGGATCGCCCGCGAGTACTCTGAGCAATTCGGCATTGAGGTGGGGGTCGTCACCAACGCCACCCCCTTCCACGACCTCGAACCCGGGTC
This genomic interval carries:
- a CDS encoding ABC transporter ATP-binding protein, with the translated sequence MKRLIDALRELLPLLPEGAAPFLWAYAISTSALSLLDVGALAILAMILTPMMTGATIHLPLFGQVGPSGYPWLLLLVCVLMILKAVFGLLIQWFATRRFKGFEMTVGDTLFDAYIRAPWTDRLSRSTAEIVRMADVGIANTISGVLMPAVTLPQQLVTFATILAVLLVAQPTIATITLVYLGIVAAIMYLGISRSAVVAGNVNLCYSLRITKLMTEMVGSLKEITLRDAFTDVARVVHDNREHSTRARANLLFLGAVPQRLVEAALVGGFLLVGGFAWWMLGPQEAFTSIALFAVAGFRIVPAIVSFQTVMTSTANSLPHLEAVLQDIRAAEGYVARAEVIGSDRVGDDPRELVLTDVSFTYPGADARAVDQVDLRIPMGSSLGIVGSSGSGKSTLVDILLGLLLPESGRIELDGRPLQEVLKEWRSRVGYVPQEVSLFDATIAQNIALTWGDDIDEERVLKAVEQAQLSSMVAGRPGGIHARIGERGIALSGGERQRLGIARALYVDPLVLVMDEATSALDTKTEDAVAEAIRSLHGQVTVISIAHRLSTIRHADQVCFMKHGSMTARGTFDELVAREPEFAVQAHLAGLVDATDLDFGTPTPAPHAERND